CCGGATGATGACGATCGATCCATGGACCTATTGCTGCCATTAAATCCTGGGGCAATACGATATTCTCGATCAAGTCACCTTGACTGAAAAAAGCTCCTTTGGCCCGTGAATTCCCGATATCCAGAACGATTTCTGACATGCAGGTCAAAAGTAAAGCAAGGATGACGCGGTTTGAAAAAAGTTTACTTTTGTAGCCCATTTCAACGGTGCTATAGCTCAGTTGGTAGAGCAATGGACTGAAAATCCATGTGTCCCCGGTTCGAATCCTGGTAGCACCACAAAAGACAAGAAACCCATTCTCGATGAGAGTGGGTTTTTTTTATTGGAACAGCATCCTGTGAGCCAGGATGAGAAGCCTGTGCTGAGCGTAGTCGAAGTAAATCCTGCCTGCCTTCCGAAACATAGTGAAGGAAGGGTAGGACCACAGACAGATAAGAGACCTGCTTTCGATGAGAGCAGGTCTTTTTCATTTCTTCAAGAAGCTGGCGCTCCGCTGCATGCCATCTTCATAGGTAATGAGCACGGAGTAGAATCCTCTGCGGATACGCGGTGAGAGCTCCAAATATTCCGTATCCGATCCCCATGGGCTGTCTTGGTGCAGTCTACCACCCACATCGAAGATCTCGACTTTCCGGATCTCTTTGCCTATGCGATTGGATTGAATGTACAATGCGACATCAGTGGGATTGGGATAGACCACTATCAGTTCATCCCGATCAAGGTCCGGAATATCCATAGTTGTGATATGGATGGTCTCACATACCTGCTCGGGACTATTGCAGCTGATGACTTCAACGCATACCTCATACTCTCCCTCCTCGGTGAACGTGAATTCGATGCTGTTGCCATAGAGGAGGTAGCCATCTATATTCCAAGTGGCCTCATAGGGATAGTAGTATGGGAGGGAGAATTCGAATGTATTCTCATCCTGAGCATAGGAAAAGGACTCGACAGCTTCGAAAGGAGGTGCCAATTGGAAACAATATTCGAATTGCGTTTGGATGTGATCCGCCTCGATGCGCATGTTATTGAAGGTTACGAAGGCATCTGCGTAGGCACCTGTGTGATTAAAGGCAGTGACGATCTCTTGGACTTCACCAGGCTCGAAAGTGAAGGGACCCGTGATGGGAAGCAAACGCCTGTCCCCAGGTTCTCCGTCCTCGAACCACGGAATCCCGGCACTGGCCCCCTGGGTGGCATAACCTAGAGGGTCACTCGCTCCTGGATACATGAATGACGTGAGAATATCTCCTTCGGTGCCGTCTCCTCCGAAGGTCACAGGTTGTCCATTCAGCCACCGTCCACTGAGGAAATAGTAGAATTCGATGGCTATATCAGGTGCGACATTTATCGGGAAACCTATACCTCCTCCTCGATTGTAATAGGTGAATCGGCTCATCTTCAATCGCTCATTGTCCACGATTCCATCTCCATAGCCGATTCCAAGACCGGTATAAGGGATTCCATCCAGAGCGAGTATTTCTCCAAGATCACTACTGAATGGATTGTCCAGCCCATCGGCATCGGCATAGGGGCCGGCCAGGAATTGAAAGGAGAAAATGGGAGGATCTTGTCCATATCCCTGTACTCCATCACAATCGGCATCATTTCCATCTCCATTGTAGGTATAGGCCAGGCCGCGTTGCACATCACAACCCACATAGTCATCTGTAGGGCAGCCCAGATCGGTGTCCATCCACTGACCGATATAGGTATCCAGATAGGTATTGCTGCTTCTATTGATGAATCGCTTGCGCTGGAAAAGCGTTTGATCCAATGTAGAGCAGGTATTGAAGCCGAAGGTCGTGCAGTGGACCTCTACTCCTAAAGGCACTCCTCCAGACTCTGTATGTAAGCCACTATCGTGATAGACCTGCCAGACCGCCTCGTGTCCCTGTAGATATTCAGGAACGGACAGATCGGGATGGTGGCAGGAGCAGTCACCTTCTAGGTCGAAACCCGGATAATCTCCCGCATCCGGGTCATAGATCCCATCTTGATCGCGATCGAAGAAGGGTGCTAGATAGAAATCATAATCCGGATGTGGATTATTTGCCGGCCACGTGTAGAAATAGGCCGGAGGGCTATAGCCGTTCTCAAATGGTGCTTGGTTCAGAATGTCCGGATCGGCACCCTGATCGACCAGGTCCATGCGATCGAAGTACTCCTGATGAATGATGGCATCCAACCGTTTGGCCGTGTATAGCTCAGCATAGGATTCACACATCTCTTCAGAGGTGATCGCTGACCCATCGTTGGTCAGTGGCCCTGAAAAGAAATCCGAGCCCCCACCTGAGAAATAGCTGTTGGCTGCTAGATGTACTTGTCCATCTGCGGTCATACCTCCCATCCAATCGCTGTGGGCATAGATGCTATGAATGCTATCCCCTGCAGGTACCTCGAAACCTGCGTCTCCACTATCTGTGAAGAAGTTATTCGGTAGACCAATGCGGGCGCGGATCTCGTTGATGTGCAATATCGTGCTGGAGAATATGGGTTCACAATCGCTGAGCTGTCCGGCCATTGAGAGATAACTGAGAAAGGGTATAGCTAGTAGGAATCTTAGCATGGTCGTTCGGTTTGATTCGAAAATCAGGATTCTTCAACCGTAGCTCCAAGTATGACTTGAACGGATTTGATAGGTTCATTGCAATTCAGATCACCCAGTGATTTTCAGAATGCAGCTAGCTTTGTCGCCATGGGAAAAAAGGCAGCATTGATCGTCATGGATGGTTGGGGTCATGGAAAGCAGGATGATAGCAACGCCATCTATCTGGCTGATACACCCTTTATCGATAGCCTCTATACTGGACCCAATGCAGAATTGCGTACCGATGGAAAGAACGTAGGTCTACCAGAGGGGCAGATGGGTAATAGCGAAGTAGGCCACCTGAACATAGGCGCTGGACGTATCGTCTATCAGGATCTGCAGAAGATCAATCTGGCCATCGAGGATGGTTCTCTGGCCAAGAATGAGAACCTCCTCAAAGCGATCGAGTTGGCCAATGGAGGGAAGCGATTACACCTGATGGGCCTCTTGAGCGATGGAGGTGTGCATTCCAGTCAGACGCATCTTCACGCCTTGGTTGATATCTGTCATGCGCAGGGTGTCAAGGATATCTGCATCCACGCTTTCATGGATGGAAGGGATACCGATCCTGAGCATGGAGTATCCTATGTCAGAGAACTGCAAAACCACCTACAAGGCAAAGGAGCCCATCTGGTAAGCATGGTCGGGCGCTATTATGCCATGGATCGGGATAAACGATGGGAACGCATCAAGAAAGCCTATGACCTATTGGTCCATGGAAGAGGCAAATCATCTGATGATGCCATCGATGCCCTGCAGGAATCCTATTCCCGGGGAGTTACCGATGAATTCCTCGAACCGGTCATCTTGGATCCAGAAAGGATCATTGCTGAAGGGGATGTGGTGATCTGTTTCAATTTCAGAACAGATAGATGTCGGGAGATCACCCAAGTATTGACGCAACAGGATATGCCCGATCACGGTATGCAGACTGTCCCCCTCGAGTATTTCACTATGACTAGATACGATGAGACCTTCAAGGGTATCGAGGTGTTCTTCACTAAGGATAATCTGAAGGATACGCTGGGCGAAGTAGTCAGTCGTGCAGGAAGTAGCCAAGTACGGATTGCCGAGACGGAGAAGTATCCGCATGTCACCTTCTTCTTTTCAGGAGGGAGGGAAGAACCCTATGATGGAGAGGAGCGCATCATGGTCAATAGTCCGAAAGTGGCCACCTATGATATGCAACCGGAAATGAGTGCATTGGAAGTGACAGATAGGATATGCACTTATCTGAAAGAGAAAGGGCCTGACCTTGTCGTGCTCAATTTCGCCAATCCCGACATGGTGGGACATACCGGAGTACAAGAGGCAGTGATCAAGGCCGTGGAGACCACGGATTCTTGTGTTAAGCGTGTAGTGGAGACCGGCAAGGAATTGGGCTACGAGTTCATCATCATTGCCGATCATGGCAATGCAGAATTGAACCGCTTACCCGATGGCAGTGCCCATACCGCACATACCCTCAATCCAGTCCCAATATTCTATATCGGGGAGAGCTATACCACATTGGACAATGGTATTCTAGCGGATATCGCACCTAGTCTTTTGGCTATAATGGAAATCGCCCAGCCATCTGCAATGACCGGGCGAAACTTGATGTCTTGAAATCTCTTCTTCGGATCACCTCACAATGGTGAAGTATCCTTTTTTCTCTTCACCATCTTCGAACTGCACAACATAGTAGTAGGTGCCTGCAGGTTCACTGTCGATATTCCA
This genomic interval from Flavobacteriales bacterium contains the following:
- a CDS encoding T9SS type A sorting domain-containing protein, which encodes MLRFLLAIPFLSYLSMAGQLSDCEPIFSSTILHINEIRARIGLPNNFFTDSGDAGFEVPAGDSIHSIYAHSDWMGGMTADGQVHLAANSYFSGGGSDFFSGPLTNDGSAITSEEMCESYAELYTAKRLDAIIHQEYFDRMDLVDQGADPDILNQAPFENGYSPPAYFYTWPANNPHPDYDFYLAPFFDRDQDGIYDPDAGDYPGFDLEGDCSCHHPDLSVPEYLQGHEAVWQVYHDSGLHTESGGVPLGVEVHCTTFGFNTCSTLDQTLFQRKRFINRSSNTYLDTYIGQWMDTDLGCPTDDYVGCDVQRGLAYTYNGDGNDADCDGVQGYGQDPPIFSFQFLAGPYADADGLDNPFSSDLGEILALDGIPYTGLGIGYGDGIVDNERLKMSRFTYYNRGGGIGFPINVAPDIAIEFYYFLSGRWLNGQPVTFGGDGTEGDILTSFMYPGASDPLGYATQGASAGIPWFEDGEPGDRRLLPITGPFTFEPGEVQEIVTAFNHTGAYADAFVTFNNMRIEADHIQTQFEYCFQLAPPFEAVESFSYAQDENTFEFSLPYYYPYEATWNIDGYLLYGNSIEFTFTEEGEYEVCVEVISCNSPEQVCETIHITTMDIPDLDRDELIVVYPNPTDVALYIQSNRIGKEIRKVEIFDVGGRLHQDSPWGSDTEYLELSPRIRRGFYSVLITYEDGMQRSASFLKK
- a CDS encoding 2,3-bisphosphoglycerate-independent phosphoglycerate mutase, with product MGKKAALIVMDGWGHGKQDDSNAIYLADTPFIDSLYTGPNAELRTDGKNVGLPEGQMGNSEVGHLNIGAGRIVYQDLQKINLAIEDGSLAKNENLLKAIELANGGKRLHLMGLLSDGGVHSSQTHLHALVDICHAQGVKDICIHAFMDGRDTDPEHGVSYVRELQNHLQGKGAHLVSMVGRYYAMDRDKRWERIKKAYDLLVHGRGKSSDDAIDALQESYSRGVTDEFLEPVILDPERIIAEGDVVICFNFRTDRCREITQVLTQQDMPDHGMQTVPLEYFTMTRYDETFKGIEVFFTKDNLKDTLGEVVSRAGSSQVRIAETEKYPHVTFFFSGGREEPYDGEERIMVNSPKVATYDMQPEMSALEVTDRICTYLKEKGPDLVVLNFANPDMVGHTGVQEAVIKAVETTDSCVKRVVETGKELGYEFIIIADHGNAELNRLPDGSAHTAHTLNPVPIFYIGESYTTLDNGILADIAPSLLAIMEIAQPSAMTGRNLMS